Below is a genomic region from Paraburkholderia phenazinium.
TGAACCGCATACTTCGCCTGCGCGTTTGTAACATTCGGCCCAGCTCTCGCTCGCGTCGCTGCCGCTGCAGTTGATGGCAAAGCCTGTGTCTCCGCTCGGGAGGTAGGTCATTTTGGTGGAGCTGGCGCAGCCGCCAAGGCTCGCGAGCGTCAGCGCAGCAACGCTTGCAGCCACGGCGGCGAGGGCCGTTGCGGATGGGGTCCATCCAGATTTCATCGGAGGCTCCTCATGGAGTGTGGTGACCGATGCGGTGGCTTGCCGCCGCATCGTCGGGTGTCGGAGGGGACATCGCACGGTACCGGAGTGCCGTGCGGACCGCCTATAGACGCAATTAACGTGCCGGAAGCGCACGCGAGGGGTCGATCGAGCGGCCCTGATAGCGCAACTCGAAATGAAGCATGGCGCGATCCGTGTCGCTGTCGCCCATTTCTGCGATTTTCTCGCCCTGGGTCACACTCTGACCTTCCTTCACGAGCAGCACGCGGTTGTGCGCGTAGGCGGTCAGATAATCTGCATTGTGCTTGAGTATCAGCAGGTTGCCGTAGCCGCGCAGGCCATTGCCGGCGTACACCACGGTCCCGGCGGCCGCCGCGACGACTGGCGTGCCTGCGCTGCCGGCGATATCGATGCCCTTCGAGTTCGAGCCGTCGAAGCGACGTACCACCGTGCCGTTGGTCGGCCACACGAGCGAGATCGATGAGGCCGGCGCGGGGGCGGGCGACACGTCGCTGGGCGCGCTGCGCGGTGCTGCTGGTGCCGCTGCACTGCCACGACCGCTGTACGAGCCGCTGCTTGCCGTCGCGGAGGTGATCGGCGCCGAATTGCCGGGCGGCACCACGCGTAGCACCTGACCGACCTCGATGCTGTCCGGATTCGACAGATTGTTCCAGCGCGCGATGCTCTGGACCGATACCCGGTTACTGCGGGCGATCTTCAGCAAAGTATCGCCGCGTTCGACACGATAGAACCCCGGACCGACTGGCGCAGACCCGCACGCGACGAGCACTGCAAGTAACGACACGCAAGCGAGCCGTTTAATTTTTCTTGTTCCCAACATTGGACCTCGCAAAGCGCTGCCGCGCGCCGATCCCTATTGCGCGACAGATGGGCAAAAAAACGACCGATTCTAACGGTTTTGCACCGCAGCACGCGAATTGGGATGGCGCTGCATGAGCGGCACGGCGTGGCGCGGCGTCCAGGCACCGCCCGGCGGCCTGCATTGCTCGCTAGCCGCCGGCAGATGTATGGCGATTCAGCGCAGGGCGCCAACCGTGATGCGCAACGCGGCCGTTTCCGTCTGGCCCGGTTCGAGCCAGCGCAGGCCCAGGCCGTTGTGGATCGCGTCGGGCAGGCCGAGCCACGGCTCGATGCAATAGAAGTCCGACTCCGCGGCTTCCGTCCAGGTCGTGACGGCATACCAGGGCACGGAGCCGGGTCGTTGCAGGTCGATCGTGATCGTGCGGTTCAGGCCTGGCGCGACAACTCTCACGGGTCGCTGAGGCAGGCCATCGAGGCAATGGAAGCGGTCGAGGATAAGCGTCTCGTCGAGCGTGTAGCTCGGTTCGCCCGGTTCAGGCGCGCTGATCGAGCCGTCTGGCTGCTGATAGCAACGCCGGGTATGCGGCAGCTCGAGCACCGTCTCGCTGCGTTGCGTGTGCGGCAGCGAGAAGTAGAAGTGATGGCCGGCGTAGTAGGGCAGCGGTGTAGCGCCGGTATTGACGGTGGTGAGTTCGACGTCGAGTGTGTGGTCGTCCGCGAGCCGGTAGGCGGCCTCGAAGCGGAAGCCGAACGGATAGCCGGCGCGGGTGGCGTCGCTGTCGGCCAGCGTCATGCGCACCGTCGTGCTGTGCGTCGCCGAGGCCGGTTCGACGCTTACGGTGAACGGCAGATCGCGCGCGAAGCCGTGCATCGGCAGATCGCGCACCGTCCCTTCGGCGTCGCGCCAGCGGCCAATCTGGCCGTCGACGCGATGGCGTCCGAGAAACGGAAACAGCAAAGGATTGCCGCCGCGGATTTTCGCAGGCTGGCTCCAGTCGGCCACGTCGGGCCAATGGATCACCTGCTGGCCGTCAATGTGCCACGACAGCAGCCGTCCGCCGGCTTGCGGGGCGATACGAAGCAGCGAGGCGCCATCGGCGATCTCTAGGATGTCCTGATGCTGGAATTGGGCCATGGTGAACGGTTCTGGTTAGGAGCGGTTAATACGAATGACTGCAAGGTTGGCTGCGATGATCACCTGCGCCGATCGACTGGCTCGAACTGCGGCACGCGGTCCGGAGCCGATTTTGCGCCCGTTTGGCCTACGGGGAAACCCTTCCCGGGCAATTACGGGTTCGCACGACCGGTAAGCTTGACGATAATCCGTCCCACTGCCCGGTCATTTAACCTTTCGGGCCGCACGACTTCCGGAGGCCTCATGGATCTCGCAATGGCAATGGGCGTGGCCCTGTTCGGCATGTTTGCCGCCAGCACAGTCTACTTCTTCTACAAGCTCGATCGCTGAACGTTCGCGTCCCGCTTGCTGCCGCGCCGCCCGCTGCGACGCGGATCAATCCCGTTGGTCATCTTGCCCAGGTTCGCAGCACATGCGCGCCAGATGGCTTGCAGAGGCGTAACAACCGTTTCGAGTTGTGACGCAATGCATCAAAATTTCCCCTAACGTCGCTCAAACGCTTGGCGCTGACATAGCGGCCAGGCATAATCGGTGCGCTTCCAGGCGTCGGTTCCACCAGGCCGGCGTGCTGCTCCTTGATTCTTCACTCACTAAAAGGACCGCCGCGTGAGCTTGTCGTTTCTGATTTTTCTGAGCGTGCTGCAGGGCGTCACAGAACTCTTCCCCGTCAGCAGCCTCGGTCACACCCTGCTCGTGCCCGCGCTGTTCGGCATGCATATTGACGAGCATGCGCCGCAGTTGCTGCCGTTCCTCGTTGCGCTGCACCTTGGCACTGCGCTCGCGTTGCTGTGGTACTTCCGCAAGCGCTGGGTCGCGCTGGTCAGCGGCTTTTTCGCGTCGCTCGGCGGCCGCCGCAACGATGACGGCCACATGATGTGGGCGCTGATCATCGGCACGATTCCGGCGGGCATCGTCGGGCTGGTGCTGGAAAAGCGCCTCGAGCTGCTGTTCCACGACTTGCGCATCGTGGCGATCGCGCTGATCGTCAACGGCGGGCTGTTGTGGTTCGGCGACCGTCTGCAACGTGCTCGCGCGCATCAGGCGCCGGAGAAGCTGACATTCCGCCAGGCGTTCTTCGTTGGGCTGGCGCAGATCGGCGCGCTGATCCCGGGGTTTTCGCGCAGCGGTCTGACGATGATTGCCGGCAACGCCGCTGGTCTGACGGCGGAGAAGGCGGCGGAATTTTCGTTCCTGCTTGGCACGCCGATCATTTTTGCCGCCGGCGTGCTCGAACTGCCAAAGTTGTTTCGTGCGCCTGGCCAGCTTGGCGATGCGCTGCTCGGTGGCGTGCTGACCGCGATTGCCGCGTATCTGAGCGTGCGCTTCCTGATGCGTTATTTCGAAGGACGCGGGCGTTTGGCGAGCTTCGGCGTGTACTGCGTGATTGCGGGCATCGTCTGTCTGGGCTGGTTCATGCTGCATACGCAGCCGGTTTGAGTGCGCAGTCGATCTGGCGACTATGCTGGGACTGAACGGATGCTTGCCGCAGCAGCAGCGGTGGGTTGCGCGGCAGCATCGGTTATAATCCGCCCCCTGCGTGCCGGTGGTGCTCGCCGCGCGGTTAAAATTTCAGTTTTGCCTCCCCATAGTTCAACGGATAGAACACGGGTCTTCTAAACCTGAAATCGAGGTTCGATTCCTCGTGGGGGGGCCACCCAGGCAACAAGCGTCGCCAAAGCAGCGCGCTTCACACGCCTCTCAAAGCCCTTTGCCTTACCGCCCCTTCCCCAGGCTCAAGCTCGCGGCGCTGTCGACGTTATCCCGTGTGTCACCCCACACACGGAGGCTCATATGTCTGCAGCAACGCCTGATCTGATCGCACAAAAGGTGCGTATCAACCCGATCGTGATTGTCATCGGCAGCGGGGACACCACACGCTCTTTGCGTTACCGCGGCAAGCACACGCTTCATGCGGTGCTGGGGTTTTTGCGCAGCCAGCGCGAATCTCGCGCATTGGTGTACAGCCACAAGACGGATGGACAGATGCTATGGATCGACGTCCAGACCGGCGCATTCTGCAACCTGCATTAGTTGGTTTGCGCGGCGTGCGCCGGCGGGGTCATTTCACCCGCTGGCGCAGCGCGTGGACGGACGGCGCAGAGAAGGGCTTTGATGTTGCCACTGCGTACGGAGTCGTGACGCTCGACGCCTTGTTGTCGGCGATGCCGGCTGTCATAGTAGACCGTTCGACATCTACGCGACGGTGTGCCACATGAACTCCACAGACGTCCATTCAGGACCGCCCGGAACCGAACTGGGTGCGCTCTTGCGCCGATGGCGCGCCGTGCGCGACAAAAGCCAACTGGATCTGTCGCTCGACTCGGGCGTGTCGCAACGTCACATCAGCTTCATCGAAGTCGGGCGCAGCGTCCCCAGCCGGCAGATGCTGATGAATATCGCACAGGCGCTG
It encodes:
- a CDS encoding peptidoglycan DD-metalloendopeptidase family protein; this translates as MLGTRKIKRLACVSLLAVLVACGSAPVGPGFYRVERGDTLLKIARSNRVSVQSIARWNNLSNPDSIEVGQVLRVVPPGNSAPITSATASSGSYSGRGSAAAPAAPRSAPSDVSPAPAPASSISLVWPTNGTVVRRFDGSNSKGIDIAGSAGTPVVAAAAGTVVYAGNGLRGYGNLLILKHNADYLTAYAHNRVLLVKEGQSVTQGEKIAEMGDSDTDRAMLHFELRYQGRSIDPSRALPAR
- a CDS encoding aldose epimerase; this translates as MAQFQHQDILEIADGASLLRIAPQAGGRLLSWHIDGQQVIHWPDVADWSQPAKIRGGNPLLFPFLGRHRVDGQIGRWRDAEGTVRDLPMHGFARDLPFTVSVEPASATHSTTVRMTLADSDATRAGYPFGFRFEAAYRLADDHTLDVELTTVNTGATPLPYYAGHHFYFSLPHTQRSETVLELPHTRRCYQQPDGSISAPEPGEPSYTLDETLILDRFHCLDGLPQRPVRVVAPGLNRTITIDLQRPGSVPWYAVTTWTEAAESDFYCIEPWLGLPDAIHNGLGLRWLEPGQTETAALRITVGALR
- a CDS encoding undecaprenyl-diphosphate phosphatase: MSLSFLIFLSVLQGVTELFPVSSLGHTLLVPALFGMHIDEHAPQLLPFLVALHLGTALALLWYFRKRWVALVSGFFASLGGRRNDDGHMMWALIIGTIPAGIVGLVLEKRLELLFHDLRIVAIALIVNGGLLWFGDRLQRARAHQAPEKLTFRQAFFVGLAQIGALIPGFSRSGLTMIAGNAAGLTAEKAAEFSFLLGTPIIFAAGVLELPKLFRAPGQLGDALLGGVLTAIAAYLSVRFLMRYFEGRGRLASFGVYCVIAGIVCLGWFMLHTQPV